The nucleotide window CTTCTAGTCgttttaactttctttcttttaatttttgaacaaatacTTCCTTTTCTTTCTCTAAATTTGTTAGAGCGTCATGGTATTTCCTTGTTAACTTTTCCAACACCACTTTTGTTTCATCGAATGAAGTGATAAACGCTTGGAACCACTTTTTGGCTTCCAGTCCAAAATCATCTATCGTTTTTATTCTGTGATTCTTATGTTGTCTGTGTGTGCAATATACACATGTTAAGAAATTTTCACAATCAATACAGACAAATTTTGCAAGCGAGTCATGTTGCTTACACAATGGTTGGAGTTCTTGCAATTTTTGATTGAAAATGACATTGATATATGATTTGTTGGAACAAGAATGaagattttgacatttttcacaGATCTTTAAACTGCATGTTGCACAGGAATAGCTGATTATCTGCTTACATTCTTTACTTTGCTGACATAaagatttaacatttttaccAGGTGAACTATGGATAaagtaaaattaattattttattgaaaacacTCTACATAACCAAATTGTATATCCTCACATTCCAGTATAGTGAGTTTCCTAACATATGCTATACACTTTTTATGACGACCATGAGTTGCTGTTTTTCTTactttgttcttatattttgaaCACCTGTTATTTACgttaaattataaatatttggTATAAAATTTCTGCTTTAAAATACCATTTTCctatgtttgttatttttttatgaagtaCTTTCagctttgtaatttttttttctttgttcacaTCCAAATGAACTGAAATGTTAGGAACTAaagaaattttcataaaattatgTCTGTGTTATTTCTATGCGCGtttgtctaaaataaaaattccgACATTTACTGAGAAAAGTACTAAATGAGCGTTTTTTAGTATTATGTGCGTACAATTAACTTACACTTTGTCCAAAATGCCAGTTAATGTGAACACCTTTACTAACGAGGATGTTGTTTGTTCGTGAGTTATTGTTGTCTTTTTAGTACATCTTACTGGACAAGGTAGTTCAGCACTTCCATCTTCCATAAACACTAAAATACCATCTAGACAATCTTGACAATAAGTGTGTCCGCAGTTTAATTGAGCCTGAatctgttcttattttgtttttattaatcgGAAAAATTTGAGAGCTCATCTCttatgaaattgttcttataaagaagTGTATATTTTTTCTCGAGATATATATGCCGTTTTTACTCACTAAAAACACACCCAGCTGgtgtaatggctatgacactcatgtaAATTAGAGAACCggggctaggaaaaacaattATGCATCTAACAACGGCCCGGTAATCCGTCGGTATACCATATGGAGAGAAAAGACTCGACTAAATTTAAGGTTTGGTGGCTTTCCCCAAAATAACATTTACCCTGGGGTTTTTCCCTGATAagattgaatttgaaatatttggaaCTCAATATTTCCTATACCCTTGGCTAATATGATACATATATTACGGTGCCTTTGCCTACTTTTCCTTTGCCTTTACTGATGCCTACCCTACTATGCACtagcctgtgcctcccatgcttTGCCTACACTTGCCTTGCTAATTCCTcatcctgtttccttgcctgtcTTTGTTGTGCCTTTTCTTGCCGTGAtcaatgcctttgccttggcaacctctccgcaatcCCTTCTATATTGATTTTGTACATTTAGGAGACTTTGTCGACGTCATCGAAATTCAAGTGCGGTTCTTTTCTCCATTGCTGTCCTGCATAAGTGGAGTTTTCCACGAGTCTAATCGACTAGttataaaacaatatttatGTTACATGTATTTGTATAAGTATGCATTCTGGTAAAGTCACTACTAGATTTTCTTTACAAACTTTCCCATTTAAATTTCGCTTCTTTACAACGCATGTCTGTTAATTCGAAAGTTAAGTGTGTGGGCAACTTTTGACAAAGGTGGAACAAAACTGTCCCTAAAAGTCGATTCACTAGAAAGATGAAAATATAATAAGTGGTTAGGTTATAACTCTCGTACTTTGTGCGCAAGACCATGGTTTGATTCCCCTTGGCGGCTATTCAATATGGCCGAGTGAATGTTAGCCATGtcagggaaattggggagatgtcacaatgtgtgggccgttggatgttgcagcgagttgtctggtagagcgcagatcctaaaatgagcattaaatactctaggactccccatctaagccgtTGCCCTCCTGAAAATAagagacagggtatatccctggGCTAACCATGTAAGCTATGCGCATAAATCTACCACACATTAAATTCCTCTTAAAGTTTTATATACTATAGCTACTTATCCCATTTGGCAGATGGCATTCAATAGCAGTAAAAAACTGTTATGGTTGAAAAACATGCACCTTCCAAGATTGGGTGGAACTTGGTAAGGCATCCCTTGTTCTCATTTCCAACTCGTACAACATGCCTGTCAAGCGTTTTACACTTTCTCAGCTCGCCCAAGCTCTATTTGAAAAATTTCGGCGCAAAGCAACAGAGGTTACAGCAGAAGGCAATGATAACACAACTTAGTCCACCTTTATTCCCttgtatttttgcttttttttacataaaattcataaaaatcctATAGAAGAAGAGTGAGCCTTGCCGATTTAATCCAGACTGCCTTTTATTGCCACATTACGGGTTGTTTACTCGCCATTTTCAGTCGATGCTTATTAAATGTCTATCCACCTAAAAACAATCGAAAAAGCACATCTAATTGGCTAAATGTCGGAACTATACTTTCGCCTGGTTCAACCAATCAGAGCCTAAACCTAGTTTCAATCATTAAAATAATTGTGTAATTCTTTTGGGTTGTTGttaaattccttaaaaaatCATGTTCTACAGCACCTTTGGAGGCTGATGTCATGGAGAAGCTTTTAAGGCATACCAAGGTGATTTTTCTTATTTGTTATAAACATCTTCAACACGAGTCAAACGTGgttcaatttcttttctttctatGTTCCAAGATGTGTCCGCAATCAGAATGACacataccgtatttcctctaaagaacgccgcggCGTTCTTTACAAACTGCAATTTTTAGgtgcggcgttctttagagggcGGCGTTCTTTGGAGGGCGGCGTTTATTACAAAACCATGAGTGAGACAAAAAGCAGAAgttgacgttaagtattttctttaagattaaatatagataacaaaagaattaaactatGAAAAGTCTATTAAACAATGTCAATGTCAATGTCGCTATCTCCGTCCGAGTCTTCGTCGATAACATGAAAGGACTCATAGCTTTCATTTACATCACAATCGTAAATTTCAAATGGGTTGTCAGAAGATTGGTCTTCTTCCAATGCCTCAGTTGCTTTTTTCATTAAGGTAGCACCAGATGAACAGGACGATCCTTCTTTAAAACAATGGATTTGTCCATCCTCTGATCCATCAAGAGCTAAATTTAAACCACACGACTTGAAAGATTTGATAATCATTTCCGTGCTCAAGCCATTCCATGCGTCTAAAACCCATTGCACTAGCTTTCGTCGCGATGGAGGTTTTGTGAACTGTTGAACACCTTCAACCATCCATTCGTTATAAAGATCGATCATCCGACTCTTAAATGGTTTATTCCATGAGACATCTGGTGCCTGTATATATTTAGTGCAGCCACCGGGAATTATGACATTCTCAATTCTGCCTTTTGACAATTCTTGTTTCACGGAATCCATCATGTGGCATTCAAATGGATCCCAAGCTAACAAGCGTCGATTAAAGGAAAACTTTCCTAAAACTGTTTGCACATAGTGTAAGGTGAGTTCCTCGTTCATCCATGCATTTTTTGAGGACACAACTACgcatttatttttgaattcaGTATTTAGTTCTTTGCATTCGCGTTTTGCACCACCAAAAACaataaatggtttaaatttactTCCGTCTGCCTTTGCTGTCAAGCATACAGAAATTCTGACCTTTTCATGACCAGTCGATTTAAGCATAATTTCTCGTTCGCCACGCTGTGACACCGTTGTTGTAGGTGCTGTCATATCCGCCCAAACAGCAGTCTCGTCCATTGCAAGAATCAAACCGGCGTTGAATTGGTATTTCTTTGATATTCGGCGGACATGTACTACATACTGCACCAACCTGTCCACAAGATACGCTGGATCCTTTTGAACTGTTGTCGTTCTACGACGTAATGAAAGACAATTTCGTTTCATGAACTTTTCCAACCAACCTCGACTAGCCTGGAAACTATTTTTTGCAACAGTGTCCTCTCCAGCTTTTTCATCGTGCATTGCTTTTGCTTTTCTCATTATCAGTTTTCTCGAAACACGCAAAGAATTAGCTCTCCTATCATGTATCCATTCGAGCAGATCTTCTTCTAAATTGAGATTCTTGATTTTGCAACCTCCTCCTTCTAGTTTGAATCTTTTTGCTGCTCCTTGTTTCAACTTCTCCACATTAGCTCTCCATTCTCTTACTCTTTTTTCATCGACACCGTACTTTCTTCCTGCTTCGCGATTTGATGTACTAATTGCGTGATCAACAACTGTTGTCTTAAATTCAAAGGTaaagcttcttcttttttcccCTTTATGGGATATTAACTGCTTCTCCTCGTTGTGCGACATTTTTCTATTGAACTTTCACTTACAAACATAAAAGTGTGTAAGGTTGATATATACAGATTGGGAGCAATTATCTTGTAGTATTGTTTACTGGTGTCTACTTTTTCTTTAAACACTATTAACAATCCAAGGGAGTGTTATTTTCGACGAGATCAAAAGCGCGGAAAATGATTTTGAATAGAATTTTTTCTCTATAagaaaaagttctatttttatcaATCGTTGATTGCACGCTCATACGAAATATATGATAGCTACACGTGGAAGTCAGAGATTTGAGAAAACATGGCTCGAGTGATtcctaaaacatttaaaatgtattTCATCATTAAATTCTCTACAAATATTCGCGGAcatcatgtttataaaaatatatggacACCCATTATAGGAGAATCTTTGGTTTGCAAAGAAGACAAGAGAGTAGAGGCTCAAGAACTGGACAAGAATGCAATTGGAACGTACAAACTCATGGACGGCAACGAAACCTTAGTGGGACATTTGCCAATAGAGTTGTCAAAGCTGATAtcgttttttattgaaattggaGATAATCATGTAAATGCGACAGTTACTGGGAAACGAAAACGAGAGATTGGTTTGAGTGTACCTGCAAAGTTCATTTGTTTTACATCTAGCAAAAGTTATGCTAAAATTCTTCACGGTGAACTGTTAAAGCGTAAAACTAAATATTCGTATTTGTCATTAGATGTAGAAGAATTTTGTGAAAGAAAACAGATCAAATTCATATAAATaccaactttttttactttccctATTAAAATGGTTTTTTTTTGCCTTGCTAATTCCTcatcctgtttccttgcctgtcTTTGTTGTGCCTTTTCTTGCCGTGAtcaatgcctttgccttggcaacctctccgcaatcCCTTCTATATTGATTTTGTACATTTAGGAGACTTTGTCGACGTCATCGAAATTCAAGTGCGGTTCTTTTCTCCATTGCTGTCCTGCATAAGTGGAGTTTTCCACGAGTCTAATCGACTAGttataaaacaatatttatGTTACATGTATTTGTATAAGTATGCATTCTGGTAAAGTCACTACTAGATTTTCTTTACAAACTTTCCCATTTAAATTTCGCTTCTTTACAACGCATGTCTGTTAATTCGAAAGTTAAGTGTGTGGGCAACTTTTGACAAAGGTGGAACAAAACTGTCCCTAAAAGTCGATTCACTAGAAAGATGAAAATATAATAAGTGGTTAGGTTATAACTCTCGTACTTTGTGCGCAAGACCATGGTTTGATTCCCCTTGGCGGCTATTCAATATGGCCGAGTGAATGTTAGCCATGtcagggaaattggggagatgtcacaatgtgtgggccgttggatgttgcagcgagttgtctggtagagcgcagatcctaaaatgagcattaaatactctaggactccccatctaagccgtTGCCCTCCTGAAAATAagagacagggtatatccctggGCTAACCATGTAAGCTATGCGCATAAATCTACCACACATTAAATTCCTCTTAAAGTTTTATATACTATAGCTACTTATCCCATTTGGCAGATGGCATTCAATAGCAGTAAAAAACTGTTATGGTTGAAAAACATGCACCTTCCAAGATTGGGTGGAACTTGGTAAGGCATCCCTTGTTCTCATTTCCAACTCGTACAACATGCCTGTCAAGCGTTTTACACTTTCTCAGCTCGCCCAAGCTCTATTTGAAAAATTTCGGCGCAAAGCAACAGAGGTTACAGCAGAAGGCAATGATAACACAACTTAGTCCACCTTTATTCCCttgtatttttgcttttttttacataaaattcataaaaatcctATAGAAGAAGAGTGAGCCTTGCCGATTTAATCCAGACTGCCTTTTATTGCCACATTACGGGTTGTTTACTCGCCATTTTCAGTCGATGCTTATTAAATGTCTATCCACCTAAAAACAATCGAAAAAGCACATCTAATTGGCTAAATGTCGGAACTATACTTTCGCCTGGTTCAACCAATCAGAGCCTAAACCTAGTTTCAATCATTAAAATAATTGTGTAATTCTTTTGGGTTGTTGttaaattccttaaaaaatCATGTTCTACAGCACCTTTGGAGGCTGATGTCATGGAGAAGCTTTTAAGGCATACCAAGGTGATTTTTCTTATTTGTTATAAACATCTTCAACACGAGTCAAACGTGgttcaatttcttttctttctatGTTCCAAGATGTGTCCGCAATCAGAATGACacataccgtatttcctctaaagaacgccgcggCGTTCTTTACAAACTGCAATTTTTAGgtgcggcgttctttaga belongs to Hydractinia symbiolongicarpus strain clone_291-10 chromosome 1, HSymV2.1, whole genome shotgun sequence and includes:
- the LOC130649450 gene encoding uncharacterized protein LOC130649450 encodes the protein MEDGSAELPCPVRCTKKTTITHEQTTSSLVKVFTLTGILDKVSPGKNVKSLCQQSKECKQIISYSCATCSLKICEKCQNLHSCSNKSYINVIFNQKLQELQPLCKQHDSLAKFVCIDCENFLTCVYCTHRQHKNHRIKTIDDFGLEAKKWFQAFITSFDETKVVLEKLTRKYHDALTNLEKEKEVFVQKLKERKLKRLEEYLKMLNKEEEDLLRIFDEKSEEFKAKLTNDCFVDNKKVQEFTDYVQAFNLKSHFELVTEKLEIERQLRRLSSFPKTIPTFNSHLHQINKVDIFSNPLGEMKISIDDVTTVGLDTNECFVYRHLIYEDETQPNHSQLTTDLMNLVESLKSEFFIFIN